Proteins found in one Fundidesulfovibrio terrae genomic segment:
- the mlaD gene encoding outer membrane lipid asymmetry maintenance protein MlaD: MKNRSVELAAGLFVLAGLLCAAYLTVRLGKLEVLGGDSYEIKARFIDVTGLKEGAGVELAGVRVGRVESIGLSPDKHAIVTMLIEKGVKVTDDAIVSVKTSGLIGDKYLKITPGGAGDPLAPGGLLTDTESSVDIQELIGKYVFGGVKEEKK, from the coding sequence ATGAAGAATCGTTCCGTGGAATTGGCGGCCGGACTGTTCGTTCTGGCCGGGCTTTTGTGCGCGGCCTACCTCACGGTGAGGCTCGGCAAGCTCGAAGTGCTCGGTGGCGACAGCTACGAGATCAAGGCCCGCTTCATCGACGTGACCGGCCTCAAGGAAGGCGCGGGAGTGGAGCTGGCCGGGGTGCGCGTGGGACGGGTGGAGTCCATCGGGCTCTCGCCCGACAAGCACGCCATCGTGACCATGCTCATCGAGAAAGGCGTGAAAGTGACCGACGACGCCATCGTGTCCGTGAAGACCAGCGGGCTCATCGGCGACAAATACCTGAAGATCACCCCCGGCGGCGCCGGAGACCCCCTGGCGCCAGGCGGACTGCTCACCGACACGGAATCTTCCGTGGACATCCAGGAACTCATCGGCAAGTACGTTTTCGGCGGAGTGAAGGAGGAGAAGAAATGA
- a CDS encoding MlaC/ttg2D family ABC transporter substrate-binding protein — MTARALNVLFLVLLLSGWSHAAQAGQARDTLKASVDEVLSVLSSTKSGDPARTEKLQAAVSKVFDPEELARRTLAANWEAFNPDERQRFTKAFVRLLEHTYLRRIEAYTDEKVVFMDESVLGEGRSEVSTKIVTSSKEVPIVYRLIKKNDWKVYDVVIEGVSLVQNYRNQFNQILAKESPAQLIGRVETMGSAS, encoded by the coding sequence ATGACGGCGCGTGCCCTGAACGTGCTTTTTCTGGTTTTGCTTCTTTCCGGCTGGTCTCACGCAGCCCAGGCCGGACAGGCTCGCGACACCCTCAAGGCCAGCGTGGACGAAGTGCTGTCCGTGCTCTCCAGCACCAAATCCGGCGACCCTGCCCGCACGGAAAAGCTCCAGGCGGCGGTGAGCAAGGTTTTCGACCCCGAGGAACTGGCCAGGCGCACCCTGGCAGCCAACTGGGAAGCCTTCAATCCGGACGAACGCCAGCGTTTCACCAAGGCGTTCGTGAGGCTTCTGGAGCACACCTACCTGCGCCGCATCGAAGCCTACACCGACGAGAAGGTGGTGTTCATGGACGAGTCGGTGCTGGGTGAAGGCCGTTCGGAAGTGAGCACCAAGATCGTCACCTCCAGCAAGGAGGTGCCCATAGTGTACAGGCTCATCAAGAAGAACGACTGGAAGGTCTACGACGTGGTCATCGAGGGTGTCAGCCTCGTGCAGAACTACCGCAACCAGTTCAACCAGATTCTGGCCAAGGAAAGTCCCGCCCAGCTCATCGGCAGGGTTGAAACCATGGGCTCGGCCAGCTAA